The nucleotide sequence tagtagtagtagtagtagtagtagtagtagtagtagtagttgtagtagtagtagcagtagttgttgtagtagtagtagtagtagtaatgaGAAAATGGGGTCGCATGCTCTGGCAATAAATGAAGATTCATTTCCACAGGAAATTCACAttcttttcatgttttgtttggaCCAATTTCTTAACAAACCGGCTTAGGTAGTGCGAAGCATTGATTTCGTCAAACGCAGACAAAGTGGAAGATGACTTTGTTTTGAAACAGATTGGTTTTTGAGCGCCAAGAAATTCGATACAATTCcatgttttcaaaaacagacTACATTTGTctgttttcttcttctttttcctTCATTCATACATACACTGAATGCTAAactaataaatattgtttgaagaGGCACTCAATAGCCAAACTGTCTAACAAAGACTTCGCTTCTCACAAAGGCGACctaggttcgattcccggcctgggctcATGtcagtttggttagtggtcaccaaggcggacaagtgggttttctacGGGTATtccggtttccccaacaacacaagaccacactcacgcgcaacatcgtgccaacgagagtgataaatataagttgtaatagcttgtttcacaatcgttgtaaaattaaataactaaGAAATTAAACGTCAGTAGGAATTATGTTGAAGTCATTCATAAGACAAACCTTTTAGTATGacaatgttgttaataaaacaaGCTACAAAACTCATTATAAGTAATGAATCTGGGTTtggttatatgtctttggcgttttcccagtgccattaaaccgggtttatgtttaaactttctactactgagcttgtttctgtagtttttcgcataaatattgcaacaataaAGTGAATGCGAGAGcagaacataattatactgttatacaagataataaataaattgacatCTGTCATCTCTTGGCCTAGATGTATTACGTAAGGTTAATTCCTATAAGCTCCAAAACCTTTTACAACGACCACATTTGCAATATAAAACTATACACATACACATCCTTTGAATGTCAGAGTCGATAACGAAGGCAATCGTGTAGACAATCAATCATGCTACTAACCATTGCTTACAAAATCGATGTAtgaaataacaatgtaataatgACTCAGTACACATTTGCctcatataatataacatttatacgTTGCAAAAAATCCACAACAAATTAGAATTAGTGATATTTACCGATATGACACAGTGCACGTAATTTTCGTATGAAAATCAACTTCATTTTCATGCAGTCGTTTCGAAACGAAGAACCTATCAAgcaatacaagaaaaagttgACACTATTGTTCAGATACAATAGAATATGAAAAATGAAGTTCAGATCATTGATCAGGCGCTTGTCTGAAGGCACCCAATCATCAACCATTGCTGTCCAAATCACATTGAGCACCATTAACGGAGCGTTACACATCATGTATACAGCACAAAGGATAATAACTCGGcgtgttattgttttcatcactTTTCGTTGTTGGGGCGAGTTTCCacttgtattgttgtttttggaCTTTCCACAGTTCCACCTAGAACAGCCAGCCACTTGCAGAAGAATTATGCtgttatttataatcattattaaaaacggaagtgcaaataaaaatgttatctcCAGAGCGGTAAGGACTTTAACAGTTAATATCGATTCATCTATGACACACATGGACAAACCCGCGTTCTGCACAAGGAAAGTAGCAGGTAACAACGGAATGAATATTGCTGATACTGCTGCAGTTATAGCCgctgaaaatataatatatacgttTGAAGTTTACAATTATCCTTTACATCTATCGGAACACCTTGGCCATTATCCAACATACATGACCTCGAAAATGATACTGGCCTTtaaaaatagtccatcatgggggggggggcatattgAAAAcgtattgtttgtgttttcatcCGTCAAGagacatttttaatgttttattgtagaGAAGaagtgtacatgtgtattgtaGAATTTTCTTTTCCACTTATGGAACGAATGTACATTATTAACGGTATCAGACAGGTCTACTTAAGCCTCGAGATTCTAGGTAGCATTGCTTTTCCTTGTATAACCTGTTTACGAAGTTACTgccgaagcttgccggagatagCCGAGGTGTTACGATTCCCATTGCGCAAACAATTACAGtgcacattatatatatatatatatatatatatatatatatatatatatatatatatatatatatatatatatatatatatatgttttcttatCATAAAGTTTCTCATTTTGAATGTTTCGGGGATTCTGCATTACAAGTTCATGGCTCAATTCACAAGTATCTGGACGTGATCGGCTACACACTCTTGTAACGCAGGATAACATAGACGAGGGCAACTGCACACGCAACGAGGTATATGATAGTATAGTTCGGCTGCACTCGCATGCACAACGTTACATTTAATAGGCCGGCTGACTTTGCCTGCATCGCTTCATCTCCTAGACGTGATCGGCTACACACTTTTGAAAAGCAGGATAACATAGACGAGGTCGGCTGCACACGCAACGTAGTATATAATAGAATAGTTCGGCTGCACTCGCCTGCACAACGTTACATTTAAGAGGTCGGCTGACTTCGCCTGCATCGCTTCATCTCCTAGACGGGGTTGGCTTCACAATGCTGCAACGCAGCATACCATAAACAAGGTCGACTGCTCAACTCGCCAATCATGTATAACGACTCACCCACCGGTTTGTTTCGAGCCATGCAACCAAAAACCATATAGTACCTCgatattttaaaacttgttgatttatagaattgaaaaatattttcatggaAACATGTTAATACATATTGGATTCGTGCGTTCATATACAAAGACCTGTGACGTTCGTAATTCATGAGTGCGAATAACTATACAACTGTTGCGCATCGGTATATTATGTTGCGAATCGTTAGCAAATCGTTAAGACTCAGAAAATTGTGTTCGGGACAGCGATACGTCAAAGACGAGGGTAGTGTTTTCAAGTTATCGCTCTTATGACCAGCAGACGGATAAAGCTTCAGTACCACTCAATGattacttttttttgtatttactaaGGGTCCTGCGATAGATGGAAAAAAACGAATTCCTACGATAAACACATGAATAGAGGTAGACTAGCTTCTTTAAGTCGGGTACGGACTCTCAGAACCACCACCGATGCATGTGTCAAAATTGGAAATATTGCGAATAaactgtttttcatataaatttcagCTTAACACGCCAGTATTAATTGAATAAAGCATGACAGCAATGACAATTTAAACCGAAAAGATAATAAGTTTGTGCCACTGGTGTTTTTTTGACAAGTTCAATTTAGCGACAAACTTCATTTGTCATTGCTCCGTTCTTGAGAATGTTATTTGAAGGTACCATTTAATTGGCTGGTTGAATTTCCGTGATacgttcatttttttatgtgttAAGACGACTGACAGGATTTTAGATGTTTCACCTGATGTGAATTCGAGCGGAATtgaaaaaacagacaaaataacCCTATGTTAATAATTGTCTAAATGCCAAGTAACCATATATTTACAAGGCCCTGCAAGAAGCTTAGGCAAAACAGACACTTAAACGAGAGAAACACAAGCACACAGATGAATTGGTGGACGGGCACATGCAATCTTTCATAAAGGAGCTAACGTAAACCCCTCGCGATCTGGCGGGTCGGAAACTTTTCCAGCCGATAGACTCCCAAGATAACCGCGATAAGCCGGCTGATGTCAGTGATGTCAACATACTGTTATTTCACACATACGTTATTTCAGAGATAAAAGAGTTATCATTATCAGATATGCAATAATATTTGCAGTCTCAATACTATGTTAGCAAAAGAAGCCTTACTCGCATGCATCTACGtaacaaacatataatattGTACCGATGTTTACAAGTACGAGAATAACTTTCGATTTCTGAGCAATACTTTATCTTTACTAAATTAAAATACTGTACCTATAAcaatacatattcatatatatatatatatatatatatatatatatatatatatatatatatatatatgatagtTACCTGATCAATTTaagattatataatttttttcaataaatcagaTGTTGTTTGCATTTAACTATGCTTACAATTATAAATCGATAAGGTAACCTACCGACGATAATAAAGGCatgttttggttttgaaaacaCCTTCATTTTGAGCGGTGCACATACTCCCATCATGCGTTCTGTTGAAACGGCAACCAATATCCAGGCCGAAACACAAGGTAGCACAGAGGTCGCGTAGGAAAACAACCTACACATAAAATCGGAACTTCGTCGGATGTATATATGAAGAACATGATAGAGCCAAAACTCCATCGCCGGAAGTATCAACACAATTATGTCTGAAGCGGCCAATGCTGAGAGGTAAATTGCAATGGAGGTTTGCCGTTGCTGCCCTGAAACTCATAGAATTAAATTTGAGTACAATGAGGATATAGCGGAAATAATTGGTTATATCTTATGAGGATTGTGCGCTCAAATAAATATTCCGGAGTCCACCAAAATAATACCCACACAAGTCACCAGAAAAATCatcaatacaattttttaatgaaacCTCTTTCCATCAATTGACCAGAatcttttgtttaatttgtgttgAGCTGTTATGACAAATTTCTatcattttgtgttttcattgtaaaaggTCTAAAATGCACAGCCGCGAAAACACGAATATGCAGAGGTCAACCACCAtacatttaaatagtatttgttttattcagaCACTAATTTGgttacattttatcaaaaaaaaatattattcttaaataaaacaaaacaaaacaaagacacACTTACTTGTTCCAAAAACCAGGAGAGTCAGAATGTTCCCTAAAACTCCAAGCAAAATCATCGGCGATAGAAAAACTGCACCTGTTATCTTTTCCCAATTAAAATGCCCAAGCACAGTGACCAAGTCGTCTTTTTCagtgttattcattttttctcaGCTAAACAAATCATAAACTTAGTGTAACTTATAACATGTTATTTTCTAAAGCGACACTGCTTCTATATTTTAGTCCGATCACCGGAGAAGGTCATTTATAACTGCAGTGTAATAGCTAATTTGTTAATTAGATCCTATTACCGTcacataattgtattatttgtatgcGAGACTATAATTTATTCACAGAATTATACTCTCTTGCAGTATTCAGAGGAACTTATACTCTAGTAGTATTCGTAATATGACCGTTTATTCCGGCTTCCAAATGGGTATATTAATCAAACATTGCATGGCGGTATATAGAAAATGTTCTGCATTTTTAACTATCAAGAACCCTAGTTATGACCTCACTCCACATTTGGTAAAACAGAAATATTCGTCTGACGTCTGAGATTGCTGCTACTGGGTTCAAATGTACACTATTCGTAAAAACTTGTTCAATAACCTTGACATTCAGTCGTAAGTCATCATtcttttcagtttaaaaatgtattacagATACTTATTCTTCAGTATGACGCCCAAGATGGCTGTCAAATTTACACACATATAAAATTGCTTTCTAACTTTTCCATTTGAGTTAATAACTGGTAAAGAATTATGTAAGGGATTTTGGTtgagataaacaaaatatactgtaaAGTATTCAAACAGTATTTTAGACAAAATCACTGTCATAATAGCTTCTAAGATGGCGTGAACTATAGCAAAACACTACGCGTTGCATGAAAGCTTGTTTGATCAACAATACGTTCCAAAACGAAggtcatttataatattttataatgtataatgacAAAGAATCAGATATGATTTCCTACTGAAAAAAAACGAATATGTATACGATACATCAaatattccaaataaaaaaCTGTCTTGCTTATTATTTATCTTTACTTCAAAAAGAATCGTGATACAGCCATGACtaatcgaaaattaatgtgtgGTCCATTCCAATCTATTTTACACGAGTGATCAATACTTATGCAGATAATTTTAAGTATGTGTCTGTGTATACGTTGCACAAATATGTTGTGAATCGAGGCCAGAATCGTGACAATAAGAAGGTAATTGGCCATGCAGTGCCACAATTATTCCACAACGACGGTACGAATGTCGTTGCATATTTATGACTGCATTGCAGATTGACGTCCCAAGAGTTTTCAACGACTATGGTACAAATATCATTGAATATAAATGGTTTCATTGCAGATTGACGTGCCAAGAGTTTTCCACGACCAACGTTTTAATgccatttaatatttatgactGCATTGCAGATTGACATGCCAAGAATTTTCCACGACAATGgtacaaatatcatttaatattaatggCAGCATTGCAGACTGACGCGCCAAGAGTTTTCCACGACAATGGTACAAGTATCATTGAATATTAATGGCAGCATTGCAGACTGACGTGCCGAGAGTTTTCAACGACTATAGTACAAATATCATTGAATATCAATGGCAGCATTGCAGACAGACGTGCCGAGAGTTTTCAACAACGAAGGTAGGAAtgccattttatatttatgactGCATTGCAGATTGACATGCGAAGAGTTTTCCACGACAATGGTACAAATATCATTGAATATTAATGGCAGCATTGCAGACTGACGCGCCAAGAGTTTTCCACGACAATGGTACACATGTCATTGAATATTAATGGCAGCATTGCAGACTGACGCGCCAAGAGTTTTCCACGACAATAGTACACGTATCATTGAATATTGTTAGATGCATTGCAAATTGACGTGCCAAGAGTTTTCCATGACGAAGATAGGAATgccatttaatatttatgactGCATTGCAGATTGACATGCCAAGTGTTTTCCACGACAATGGTACAAATGTCATTGAATATTAATGGCAGCATTGCGGATTGACATGCCAAGTGTTTTCCACGACAATGGTACAAATATCATTGAATATTAATGGCAGCATTGCGGATTGACGTGCCAAGAGTTTTTCCACGACAATGGTACAAATATCATTGAATATTAACGGCAGTATTGCAGATTGACGTGCCAAGAGTTTTCCACGACAATGGTACACACATCATTGAATATTAATGGCAGTATTGCAGACTGACACGCCAAGAGTTTTCCTCGGCAATGGTACAAATGTCATTGAATATTAATGGCAGCATTGCGGATTGACGTGCCAAGAGTTTTCCACGGCAATGGTACAAATATCATTGAATATTAATGGCTGTATTGTAGGTTGACGTGTCAAGAGTTTTCCACGACGGCGGTATACATGCCATGGAATATTTATGACTACATTTAAGATTGACTGCCCAAGAGTTTTACATAACGATTGTACGAATGTCATTCGATATTTATGATTGCATTGCAGATTGACGTGTCAAGAGTTTTCCACGACGGTGGTACAAAGGTCATTGAATATTTATGACTTCATTGCAGATTAAAGTGCCCCAAATTTTCCACGACGAAGATACGAATGCCAttgaatatttatgttttgactGCTGTCAAACGTTCCCCGATGTTTACACGGTGATGGTACAAATGAAATAGAATATGTTTGACtacattgatttttttggatttttttgtcGTAGAAAAATCGGGTCAATTGTTGTGACATATTAGTTATAATATTATACGAAATAAGGCAATGCTTTCGACAGATTATACTAtgtcttttgtttgaaaaaaacaacacaaaacaacacaaggCGATTCTGAGCAGTGTAGCAAAATCATaaatagttttcaatttttatactaaatacgtaagtgaaaaactacagaaacaaactcagtagcaaaaagtttaaacataaatcattcATTGCATTCAACAATCTTTAACATCTCTATCGGTTTTGAATGATACGGTATTAGCAAACCATTCTGACATTTCTTCGTCAATGAGAACTTGTGCTGACGAAGTTCCATAAGATGTATTCGAAATGTCCAAAAGAAAATTGACTGTGACATACTAAAATTACTAAACTATGATTAcgtttattgtcaataaaagtAGTCCCAAGTtatattgttaatgtttattcTTATCAGCTACCGACTAATCATGAAGAGTAAAGTTCGTGTTATGGGCAACGAAAGTTATTTGATACCAATAATTCTCACAATCAAATttcctttcaactgtcattgcaacttttacaaattttaacatCAGGAAAACGTGTTAAATTATGACCCaaaaggttttgtgcatgatttgtgtattcgGGATCCGCTATAATGCTCCACTCTTTGGcttatttaggtttcgatgcagcgtcgttaaattttatttgaaaatagaaggaaaaatgttcgggaccaagctcggacctcgagggaccgccggttctcgaacgacagcttgttcgaacgaccgcagttttaatGTATAATGAAGAGTTACAATGACAAAGCTTACAAAAACACACTATCTAAATTATGTCGTGATTAAAATAACTACAAGAATACCAAAATATTGAACTGCAAACTGGTCTGAACTGACTGACTTTCTTTGATGCTCTCGTTATGCTCTCCCTTGACAGACCACATAACCGCCCCAACCACAAGGATAGAGGGTTCCGGGCATATGGACATTAGACGGACTATAGGGGCGATTCCGGATACGATGATCGTTACCATTGTGACATAAAAGATCATCGTTACTGGGATCGACGCAGTGAAAACAATGAACAGGAAGACGAGGGAGGACCTTTTCGTGACTATGACCCCAACTACGATTACACGAAGAATACACGGGCATTGTGGAGGGATCGGAGAAACATATACTGAGCAACATTAgtgtgtttgtaaatattgcaacatttaACACAATTGTGAACTAACTATGTTACCGATGATTACTGTAcactatatttttaaactacTATTTTTGATGTTTAGTTTGTTAAGCTGGAATTGTCGTGGTATCATGTCGTCAGCATATCCCTTTTCTGAAACGTTGACCaaacataacattgatatttgctTGATTAATGAGCATAAGTTGTTACAACGATCTGCGACCTTTTTCGAGTCCATACATCAAGACTATAGCTCATTTGGTACTATTGATAACAGTTCAGACCAATATGGATCGATTACGTGTGGCAAATCGGGCGTAGCAATTATGTACAAAAAATCATTAGCTTACTGTATATAGTTGATTGAGAATATTTCTAGTGATAGGATCATAGGTATTGAAGTTAAGTGTTTAAACTCATCGcctttatatatattctgtgGGTACCTACCAGCGTGTAACGACTTAGATTTTTACCAATCTGTATTAAGTGATTTAGAATCATTCATATGTCACTACGGCAAAATGGGGAACGATATAGCGGCAGGGGATTTCAACGGCCAGTTTCTTCATGATGGTTGTAAAGGGAGTCAGAAATCACAAAAGCTCACACATTTCATCCGGAAAAACAATTTACTGTCCGGTAATTCGAAAAATTCTCATACATTTGTACCAACTAGATCTATATTGGATTATATATTTATCGAGCCAACATTATGAGAACATATCGAATCATTCAAGATAATTGAAAGTGAAGAGATATTTACGTCAGACCATCTTCCGCTTATCATGACATTTCATGTTAAACCTAAAACGCAGACATTAAACATTAGGGGGCCATGCATTGCGTGGCACAAGTGTACTAGCGAGCAGTTTGGAAATTATCAAAACTCTATACAATGTGACcttaaatgtgttttagaaacagCAAGTGAAAAATGCGACCCGAACTTTTTAAACACTCACAGAAGCGCTTCACAGTGCTGCGCGTCGTTTGCCTGTCAGTAAGTTTGAACAAGAGGGCTAAACCCTACTGGTGCAAGGAGGTTAAGGTCGCACATTTAATCGCGAGGCGCCTGCGTAGAGTGTGGATGGCGGCAGGGCGCACAAGGCGGAATGATGGCACCAAGTACAGTGACGATAAAGTGGTAAACGGCTTCTAGGATTACTTCAAAAGTGTTTTTGATCATGAATACCCGATTTCACCCAATGATATTGGAACACTAAACTGCGTAAATATTTTTGCCgcaaatgataatttaaacaacCCAAACATCTTAGCAAACATTGAAATCAAGGAAATAGACCACGTTATACACACTCTTTAGAAACAGAAATCGCCAGGAATAGACAATGTTCTCAACGAACACATTATACATGATGGCGTGATAATTCGAGATGCGATTATCAAGCTTTTTCACTCTGTGTTACGTAACGAGAAAGTCCCAGATATATGGAAATCTAGCATAATTATTCCCATATACAAAGGAAAGGGTAAAACTAAAAGCGACCCTAACAGCTATAGACCCGTCTCGTTACTTCCGTGTACCTGTAAACTATTTTGAACGGATACTACTGACAAAAATTAACAACCATGTAAGCACTTCTAATTTACCATTCCCGTCGGCACAGCAACAAGGCTTCCAGAAAGGACTTAGCTGCATTACAACTGCATTCAACCTCCAGGAAACAGTTTATACACAGATTGAGAGTGGCAGTAATGCATACACCGCTTGTCTCGACCAGAAAGCTGTGTTCGATTCGGTGTGGAACGGTGGTCTATTTTACAAACTTGGGCAGTTTGGAATATGTGGAAAACTCTTGCGcttaataatacaatcataCAGCAGTCTTAAAGTTCGCACAAACGGGAGTACATCAAAGGCCATTAACGTTAAACGCTCAGTTCGGCAGAGAGGaattttgtcaactttttttctatttagtaTACATCAATGAACTACTCGTCACACTCGAGAACAGTAACTACGGAAGCAGTGTCATGTCAGTCAAGGCAGGTAACCCATCATTCGCGGACGATATAGCGCTCACTGCAATTACCCCCTTTACCTCCAGAAGTTAATAGACATTGTGTACTTTTATTGCAAAGACTGGAAAATGGATATAAGCGTAGCCAATTAAAACGTTGTGCCCTTTACAAGTAAAAGGACAATACCAGTTGTAGGAATCCTTTATGGAGATATATGTATAGAACAATCAGACAATGTAAACCACTTAGGAATTAGACAGGATTACAATTTA is from Mya arenaria isolate MELC-2E11 chromosome 9, ASM2691426v1 and encodes:
- the LOC128245321 gene encoding growth hormone secretagogue receptor type 1-like → MNNTEKDDLVTVLGHFNWEKITGAVFLSPMILLGVLGNILTLLVFGTRQQRQTSIAIYLSALAASDIIVLILPAMEFWLYHVLHIYIRRSSDFMCRLFSYATSVLPCVSAWILVAVSTERMMGVCAPLKMKVFSKPKHAFIIVAAITAAVSAIFIPLLPATFLVQNAGLSMCVIDESILTVKVLTALEITFLFALPFLIMIINNSIILLQVAGCSRWNCGKSKNNNTSGNSPQQRKVMKTITRRVIILCAVYMMCNAPLMVLNVIWTAMVDDWVPSDKRLINDLNFIFHILLYLNNSVNFFLYCLIGSSFRNDCMKMKLIFIRKLRALCHIGKYH